In the Geobacter sp. FeAm09 genome, one interval contains:
- the traN gene encoding conjugal transfer protein TraN: MTDTPTGQNDKNNDGAHDANGNCLGQIYLFNGNDMRCRLYDRNGMLNSYAKLVAQIVLAATGVGAALGAALAVSAGISTTVATAIVNTVINTAVNACIDAATGQFNASSTLISMGISAIGQALPSLGSYLKDNLGSSGLVNSDAIASNIDISPGSLQVDPQFAPAVGTSEGFANLADALQGSGTFLDAAAQQASTPAFYQYLQQLQALTDQYSPAISQGMLGNYSETKCCYPNKLSGGCESSEIQEATEQHNGMCHIVGSYCSSRLLGICMVNKQTSCCFQSQLARIMHEQGRPQLQSFSSGWGSAQSPICRGFTPEEFQALNFSIMDLSEWEKSLNENMSKITPMVQGFINSTGSAAAQSIQSSPAYKAVP; encoded by the coding sequence GTGACCGACACCCCCACCGGTCAGAACGACAAAAACAATGATGGCGCTCATGATGCCAACGGTAATTGTCTTGGCCAGATATATCTATTCAACGGTAACGACATGCGATGCCGGCTCTATGATCGCAACGGGATGCTGAATTCATATGCGAAGCTGGTAGCTCAGATTGTGCTTGCAGCCACTGGTGTTGGAGCTGCCCTTGGAGCTGCGCTGGCTGTTTCGGCGGGCATCAGTACTACTGTAGCCACAGCCATAGTAAATACTGTCATAAATACAGCAGTTAATGCCTGTATTGATGCGGCGACAGGTCAATTCAACGCAAGCTCGACATTGATAAGCATGGGTATCAGCGCAATTGGGCAGGCTCTCCCATCTCTCGGATCATATTTGAAGGATAATCTGGGAAGTTCTGGTTTGGTCAACTCCGATGCCATTGCCTCCAACATTGATATTAGTCCAGGTTCCCTGCAAGTTGATCCGCAGTTTGCGCCTGCGGTTGGTACATCTGAGGGGTTTGCGAATCTGGCTGATGCATTGCAAGGGTCAGGGACATTTCTTGATGCTGCAGCGCAGCAAGCCTCCACGCCGGCGTTTTACCAATACCTGCAACAGTTGCAGGCGCTTACCGATCAGTATTCTCCTGCCATCTCTCAGGGCATGCTTGGCAACTACAGCGAAACCAAATGCTGCTATCCAAACAAATTATCTGGTGGTTGTGAATCGAGTGAAATTCAGGAGGCTACCGAACAGCATAACGGCATGTGTCACATCGTAGGAAGTTATTGTAGTTCAAGACTGCTCGGGATTTGCATGGTCAACAAGCAGACCTCATGCTGCTTCCAATCCCAACTAGCCAGAATCATGCACGAGCAGGGCCGGCCGCAACTCCAAAGTTTCAGCAGTGGGTGGGGGTCTGCGCAAAGCCCCATTTGCCGAGGATTCACACCTGAAGAGTTTCAAGCCCTGAACTTCAGCATAATGGACCTCTCCGAATGGGAAAAAAGCCTGAACGAGAACATGAGCAAAATCACGCCCATGGTCCAGGGGTTCATCAATTCTACGGGCTCGGCAGCGGCACAGAGCATACAGAGCTCACCAGCGTATAAGGCGGTACCATGA